One window of Patescibacteria group bacterium genomic DNA carries:
- a CDS encoding DNA polymerase IV yields EHIQTVQEMPVELMERLLGKNGIAIWKKAQGIDNSPVVAYNERKSISSSITFERDTIDIRKLKDILSAMAEKLAFYLRNGKKLASCVTVTVRYSDFDTRSRQVRVPYTSCDHTLIEKVMSLFDQLYNRRVLVRLVGVRYSHLVEGAYQINLFEDTEEMINLYQAMDKIRNRFGQNAVRRVVTMDTRGVGMMSNPFNGLPPVIPAHRRA; encoded by the coding sequence GAGCACATACAAACAGTACAGGAAATGCCCGTTGAGCTCATGGAACGTTTACTGGGGAAGAACGGTATTGCCATCTGGAAAAAAGCACAAGGAATAGACAACTCGCCTGTTGTAGCTTATAATGAAAGGAAGTCTATCTCATCATCTATCACCTTTGAGCGCGACACCATCGATATCCGTAAGTTAAAAGACATCCTCTCCGCCATGGCTGAGAAGCTGGCCTTTTATCTCAGAAACGGAAAGAAGCTCGCTTCATGTGTTACGGTAACGGTGCGCTACTCTGACTTCGACACGCGCAGCCGGCAAGTACGGGTTCCCTACACTTCCTGTGACCATACCCTTATTGAAAAGGTGATGTCATTATTCGACCAACTTTATAACAGAAGAGTGTTGGTGCGGTTGGTAGGTGTGCGGTACAGTCATTTGGTAGAGGGCGCTTATCAAATCAATTTGTTTGAGGACACGGAGGAGATGATCAACCTCTACCAGGCTATGGATAAGATAAGAAACCGCTTCGGGCAAAATGCTGTGCGGCGGGTAGTGACGATGGATACGAGGGGTGTGGGCATGATGTCCAATCCTTTTAATGGTTTGCCTCCGGTGATTCCGGCGCATAGGAGGGCGTAA